One stretch of Novosphingobium pentaromativorans US6-1 DNA includes these proteins:
- a CDS encoding alpha/beta hydrolase, producing MPQEKVMFENDDVDPQIRDFLNRMFASSAALGSRPGLSAPERRAIAERQREPWVRGGPAMHASEELRVGQSQVRVRIHRPVADADLPVLVYLHGGGWTLFSIDTHDRLMREYAARSGCAVLGIDYALAPEHRFPRALDDIAQVLDWLAAKGADHGLDPARYALGGDSAGANLSVAAAIDRRDAGAAMPCGLLLNYGAFDGEWRASYERYGDGDRYMLTGPEMDEFWESYLGADALSPERMDPRARVFHAELHGLPPSWLCVARCDILLDENVLMAERLTAAGVEAHLKIYDGATHSFLEAVAISSIADRAIAEASEWLAAVLD from the coding sequence ATGCCCCAAGAGAAGGTCATGTTCGAAAACGACGACGTCGATCCGCAGATCCGGGACTTCCTGAACCGCATGTTCGCGTCCTCGGCCGCGCTCGGTTCGCGGCCCGGGCTGTCCGCGCCGGAACGGCGTGCGATTGCCGAGCGTCAGCGCGAGCCATGGGTGCGGGGCGGCCCTGCGATGCATGCCAGCGAAGAGCTGCGCGTCGGGCAGTCCCAGGTGCGCGTCCGGATCCACCGGCCGGTGGCGGACGCGGACCTGCCGGTGCTCGTCTATCTCCACGGCGGCGGCTGGACCCTGTTCAGCATCGACACGCATGACCGCCTGATGCGTGAGTATGCGGCGCGCTCGGGCTGCGCTGTTCTCGGCATCGACTATGCACTGGCGCCCGAGCACCGCTTTCCGCGCGCGCTGGACGACATTGCGCAAGTGCTCGACTGGCTGGCCGCGAAAGGCGCCGACCACGGGCTCGATCCGGCGCGATATGCTCTCGGCGGCGACAGCGCCGGCGCGAACCTCTCGGTTGCCGCGGCCATCGACCGGCGCGATGCTGGGGCCGCCATGCCCTGCGGACTGCTCCTGAATTACGGGGCCTTCGACGGCGAATGGCGCGCCAGCTACGAGCGCTACGGCGACGGCGACCGCTATATGCTGACCGGGCCCGAGATGGACGAGTTCTGGGAAAGCTACCTCGGCGCCGATGCCCTTTCACCGGAGAGGATGGATCCGCGCGCCCGGGTCTTCCACGCCGAATTGCATGGCCTGCCGCCGAGCTGGCTGTGCGTCGCGCGCTGCGACATCCTTCTGGACGAGAATGTGCTGATGGCCGAACGCCTGACCGCGGCGGGCGTCGAGGCGCACCTGAAGATCTACGATGGCGCCACGCACAGCTTCCTGGAAGCTGTGGCGATTTCCTCGATTGCCGACAGGGCCATTGCCGAAGCATCCGAGTGGCTTGCCGCAGTGCTGGATTAA
- a CDS encoding NAD(P)/FAD-dependent oxidoreductase produces the protein MTASYDAIVLGAGAAGLFCAATAGQRGRRVLLLDHAAQVGKKILISGGGRCNFTNIHTGPDRYLSQNPHFAKSALSRYTAQDFLALVESHGIAWHEKTLGQLFCDQSARQIVAMLLEECAKGGVEVHCGDAVGGVDHADGAYRVRYGDSEASAPALVIATGGPSIPKMGASGFAYDLARQFGLKVVQPRPALVPLTLPGDDTLFRELSGVSTEVIARVEGKGKGAPAFREAALFTHRGLSGPAILQISSYWQRGDTVTTQFVPDRAEGWLKQAKRDRPKATLRKLLSEDLPDRLSQALCDRLGLAGDLGNLSDKALGAAEAKLARWPFVPDGSEGFAKAEVTAGGIDTRGISSKTMEALKVPGLYVIGEAADVTGWLGGYNFQWAWASARAAGLAI, from the coding sequence GTGACCGCAAGCTACGATGCGATCGTGCTCGGCGCAGGTGCGGCCGGGCTGTTCTGTGCTGCCACGGCGGGTCAGCGCGGTCGGCGCGTGCTGCTGCTCGACCATGCCGCGCAAGTGGGCAAGAAGATCCTGATTTCCGGCGGCGGGCGCTGCAACTTCACCAATATCCATACCGGCCCTGACCGCTATCTTTCGCAGAACCCGCATTTCGCGAAGTCGGCGCTCAGCCGCTACACCGCGCAGGATTTCCTGGCGCTGGTCGAAAGCCATGGCATCGCCTGGCATGAAAAGACGCTGGGCCAGCTCTTCTGCGACCAGAGCGCCAGGCAGATCGTCGCGATGCTGCTGGAGGAATGCGCCAAGGGCGGCGTCGAGGTACACTGCGGCGATGCCGTCGGCGGCGTCGACCATGCCGACGGCGCCTACCGCGTGCGCTACGGCGATAGCGAGGCGAGCGCGCCTGCGCTGGTGATCGCTACCGGCGGTCCCTCGATCCCGAAGATGGGCGCAAGCGGCTTCGCCTACGACCTGGCCCGCCAGTTCGGCCTGAAGGTCGTGCAGCCGCGTCCGGCGCTGGTGCCCTTGACCCTGCCGGGCGATGACACGCTGTTTCGCGAGCTTTCGGGCGTGTCCACCGAAGTGATCGCCCGTGTCGAGGGTAAGGGGAAGGGCGCTCCGGCCTTTCGCGAGGCGGCGCTGTTCACCCACCGCGGCCTTTCCGGCCCGGCGATCCTGCAGATCTCCAGCTACTGGCAGCGCGGCGATACCGTGACCACGCAGTTCGTGCCGGACCGCGCGGAGGGGTGGCTGAAGCAGGCGAAGCGCGATCGTCCGAAGGCGACATTGCGCAAGTTGCTCTCCGAAGACCTGCCCGATCGCTTGTCCCAGGCGCTGTGCGACAGGCTCGGCCTTGCCGGCGATCTGGGCAACCTCTCCGACAAGGCGCTCGGCGCGGCCGAAGCGAAGCTGGCGCGCTGGCCCTTCGTGCCCGACGGCAGCGAGGGCTTCGCCAAGGCGGAAGTGACGGCCGGCGGCATCGACACGCGCGGTATCTCGTCCAAGACCATGGAAGCGCTCAAGGTGCCCGGCCTCTACGTCATCGGCGAGGCTGCCGATGTCACGGGGTGGCTGGGCGGCTACAACTTCCAGTGGGCCTGGGCGAGCGCGAGGGCGGCCGGGCTGGCGATCTAG
- a CDS encoding TonB-dependent receptor yields the protein MKNDFEVTRTSVSAALRQRGSLTVLAAALCAIASPAAAQDSKEIVVTAQRVNATHVENGGSAGVLGNKAAEDLPFNLRSYDETLILNQQPRSLGEVLENDPTIRTSYGYGNASENFIIRGFPLFGDDVGLNGLYGIAPRQLIAPELFQSVQVLNGASAFVNGAAPGGSGLGGSVNLVLKRAGAQPLTRVTGGYTSDSHFGGSFDVARRYGDFGVRINGNYQDGEVSIDREDRMTQVLGAGFDWSHGPLRISLDLAYQKVGVDGLRPKVNLYTTDVPKVPKASANYAQDYNYTRLRDLFGVFNAEYDFAPNATLWAKAGARDGRERGNYGTVNVTDAATGDGYTTSASTPLDQNNEAVEVGARVKLGTEVTNEISLGANANWQEFRTAYDFFWGADFAGKPTNIYETPQSTVASSSFAGGDLDNPFPITRNRLWSVFAADTVGFWDGRVMVTGGLRLQSIDVKSYAYNDAFDGSYSAGNLTSRYRKDEITPVVGLVVKPIESISLYANRIEALQQGPTAGADALNVGEVFAPYVSTQYEFGGKVQFGPMFVGLSFYQIKKPNAFTDPDTRIFGLNGEQRNRGVEFTLNGEIVHGLRLISGFAVTDAKLNKTGDATEGNDAKGVPDWTANANLEWDTPLDGFTLTGRVTYTGKQWVDNANTMRLSDWAVFNLGARYVMAAGEVPVTMRVGVDNVADKRYWASAYDSFGTALLQGAPRTYKASISADF from the coding sequence ATGAAGAATGATTTTGAGGTCACTCGCACCAGTGTTTCCGCGGCGCTCCGGCAGCGCGGCAGCCTGACCGTCCTCGCCGCCGCGCTTTGCGCCATCGCCAGCCCGGCCGCCGCGCAGGACTCCAAGGAAATCGTCGTCACCGCACAGCGGGTCAACGCCACCCACGTCGAGAACGGCGGTTCGGCGGGTGTGCTGGGCAACAAGGCCGCCGAAGACCTGCCTTTCAACTTGCGCAGCTACGACGAGACACTGATCCTCAACCAGCAGCCACGTTCGCTGGGCGAAGTGCTCGAGAACGATCCGACCATCCGCACTAGCTACGGTTACGGCAACGCGTCCGAGAACTTCATCATACGTGGTTTCCCGCTCTTTGGCGACGACGTAGGCCTCAATGGCCTCTACGGCATCGCCCCCCGACAGCTGATCGCGCCCGAACTGTTCCAGAGCGTGCAGGTACTCAACGGCGCGAGCGCCTTCGTAAATGGCGCGGCGCCCGGCGGATCGGGTCTGGGCGGCAGCGTCAACCTCGTTCTCAAACGTGCCGGTGCCCAACCGCTGACGCGCGTGACCGGGGGTTATACCTCTGATTCTCATTTCGGCGGCAGTTTCGACGTTGCTCGTCGCTATGGAGATTTTGGCGTTCGCATCAACGGCAACTACCAAGACGGTGAAGTTAGCATAGACCGCGAAGATCGCATGACCCAGGTGCTTGGCGCCGGGTTCGATTGGTCGCACGGGCCGTTGCGTATCTCACTCGATCTCGCTTACCAGAAGGTCGGCGTCGATGGGCTGCGACCGAAAGTTAACCTCTATACCACCGATGTGCCGAAAGTGCCCAAGGCCTCCGCCAATTATGCGCAGGACTACAATTACACCCGGCTGCGCGACCTCTTTGGGGTGTTTAACGCCGAATATGATTTCGCGCCCAATGCTACGCTGTGGGCCAAGGCGGGCGCTCGCGACGGCAGGGAACGCGGCAACTATGGCACGGTCAACGTGACTGATGCCGCGACCGGCGACGGCTACACTACTTCGGCCTCGACCCCGCTCGACCAGAACAACGAGGCTGTCGAAGTCGGTGCGCGGGTCAAGTTGGGCACTGAAGTGACCAACGAGATCTCGCTGGGCGCCAATGCCAACTGGCAGGAATTCCGCACCGCCTACGACTTCTTCTGGGGTGCAGACTTTGCGGGCAAGCCTACCAACATCTATGAAACCCCGCAGTCGACGGTGGCGTCCTCCTCCTTCGCTGGCGGCGACCTCGACAATCCGTTCCCGATCACCCGCAACAGGCTCTGGAGCGTTTTCGCGGCGGACACCGTAGGCTTCTGGGACGGCCGGGTGATGGTGACCGGCGGTCTACGGCTCCAGTCGATCGACGTGAAAAGCTACGCCTATAACGACGCCTTTGACGGCAGCTATTCGGCGGGCAACCTGACTAGCCGTTACCGGAAGGACGAAATCACTCCGGTGGTGGGCCTCGTCGTCAAGCCGATTGAGTCGATCTCGCTTTACGCCAACCGCATCGAGGCGCTGCAGCAGGGCCCGACCGCGGGGGCCGATGCGCTCAACGTGGGCGAAGTTTTCGCGCCTTACGTTTCGACCCAGTACGAGTTTGGCGGCAAGGTTCAGTTCGGGCCGATGTTCGTGGGTCTTTCGTTCTACCAGATCAAGAAGCCTAACGCCTTCACCGATCCCGACACGCGAATCTTTGGCCTTAACGGCGAACAGCGAAACCGAGGCGTGGAGTTCACGCTCAACGGTGAGATCGTGCACGGGCTTCGCCTGATTTCGGGCTTCGCTGTCACCGATGCTAAGCTCAACAAGACCGGCGATGCCACCGAAGGCAATGACGCCAAAGGCGTGCCCGATTGGACCGCGAACGCCAACCTCGAGTGGGACACCCCGCTCGATGGCTTCACGCTCACCGGCCGGGTGACTTATACCGGTAAGCAGTGGGTTGATAACGCCAACACCATGCGTTTGTCCGACTGGGCAGTGTTCAACCTTGGTGCGCGCTACGTGATGGCGGCGGGTGAAGTGCCGGTGACCATGCGCGTCGGCGTCGATAACGTTGCCGACAAGCGGTACTGGGCCTCAGCTTACGACAGCTTCGGCACTGCCCTGCTGCAAGGCGCGCCTCGGACCTACAAGGCTTCCATCTCGGCTGACTTCTGA
- a CDS encoding NAD(P)/FAD-dependent oxidoreductase — MLRLSDLALPLDHSSAELEQAVIARLGIDPADLERMTIVRRGNDARRKAAIKLVYSLDIVLRNEAEVLARFADDQHVRQTPDTSYKFVTHAPANYDGPRPVVIGAGPCGLLAGLVLAQMGFRPIIVERGKAVRERTKDTWGLWRRSVLNPESNVQFGEGGAGTFSDGKLYSRIKDQRHLGRKVLSEFVKAGAPDDILTEAHPHIGTFRLVTMVMSMRETIEKLGGEYRFQTRVEDFEIEEGADGERRLVGLHLSDGEYLPARHVIMAVGHSARDTFYKLHERGVHIEAKPFAIGVRIEHPQSWIDTARYGPSAGNKILGAAAYSLSHKCSNGRVVYSFCMCPGGRVVAATSEEGRVVTNGMSQYSRAEFNANSGIVVDIDPERDYPGDPLAGIAFQRKFEELAYKAGGSNYKAPGQKLGDFLAGRPSTEFGVVTPSYQPGVHLTDLSECLPDYVIESIREALPVFGRQVPGYDHPDVVMTGVETRTSSPVRITRGRDYQSLNTRGLYPAGEGAGYAGGILSAAVDGIRVAEALALELVSEPVPA; from the coding sequence ATGCTTCGCCTATCCGACCTGGCACTCCCACTCGATCACAGTTCCGCCGAGCTCGAGCAGGCCGTCATCGCCCGCCTGGGCATCGATCCTGCCGATCTTGAGCGGATGACCATCGTGCGCCGCGGCAACGACGCCCGGCGCAAGGCCGCGATCAAGCTGGTCTATTCGCTCGACATCGTGCTGCGCAACGAGGCCGAGGTGCTGGCGCGCTTCGCCGACGACCAGCACGTGCGGCAGACGCCGGACACGTCCTACAAGTTCGTGACCCATGCGCCCGCGAACTATGACGGTCCGCGCCCGGTCGTGATCGGGGCGGGGCCCTGCGGCCTGCTGGCCGGGCTGGTTCTGGCGCAGATGGGCTTCCGGCCGATCATCGTCGAACGCGGCAAGGCCGTGCGCGAGAGGACCAAGGATACCTGGGGGCTGTGGCGCCGCTCGGTCCTCAACCCGGAAAGCAACGTGCAGTTCGGCGAAGGCGGTGCCGGTACCTTCTCTGACGGCAAGCTCTACAGCCGCATCAAGGACCAGCGCCATCTGGGCCGCAAGGTCCTGTCCGAATTCGTCAAGGCGGGGGCGCCCGACGACATCCTCACCGAGGCGCATCCCCACATCGGCACCTTCCGCCTGGTGACGATGGTCATGTCGATGCGCGAGACGATCGAAAAGCTGGGCGGCGAGTACCGCTTCCAGACCCGGGTCGAGGACTTCGAGATCGAAGAGGGCGCCGACGGTGAACGCCGCCTCGTCGGCCTGCATCTGTCCGATGGCGAATATCTGCCCGCACGCCACGTGATCATGGCCGTCGGTCACTCTGCGCGCGATACCTTCTACAAGCTGCACGAGCGCGGCGTGCATATCGAGGCGAAGCCCTTTGCCATCGGTGTGCGCATCGAACATCCGCAAAGCTGGATCGATACCGCCCGCTACGGGCCGAGCGCGGGCAACAAGATTCTGGGCGCGGCGGCCTATTCGCTTTCGCACAAGTGCTCGAACGGGCGCGTGGTCTATTCGTTCTGCATGTGCCCGGGCGGTCGCGTCGTTGCCGCCACGTCCGAGGAGGGCCGTGTCGTCACCAACGGCATGAGCCAGTACTCGCGCGCCGAATTCAACGCCAATTCGGGTATCGTCGTCGATATCGATCCGGAGCGCGACTATCCCGGCGATCCGCTGGCGGGCATCGCCTTCCAGCGCAAGTTCGAGGAACTGGCCTACAAGGCGGGCGGCTCCAACTACAAGGCGCCGGGCCAGAAGCTCGGCGATTTCCTTGCCGGACGGCCTTCCACCGAGTTCGGCGTCGTCACGCCCAGCTATCAGCCCGGCGTGCACCTGACCGACCTCAGCGAGTGTCTGCCCGACTATGTGATCGAATCCATTCGCGAGGCGCTGCCCGTGTTCGGACGACAGGTGCCGGGATACGATCATCCCGACGTGGTGATGACCGGTGTCGAAACGCGCACCTCCTCGCCGGTGCGGATTACCCGAGGTCGCGACTACCAGAGCCTCAACACCCGCGGTCTCTACCCGGCGGGTGAGGGTGCAGGCTATGCGGGCGGCATCCTCAGCGCCGCGGTCGACGGCATTCGCGTGGCCGAGGCGCTGGCTCTCGAACTGGTGTCCGAGCCGGTTCCGGCGTGA